CTGGCTTGTTTACCAAACTGACAAACATCACAAACACTGTCATTTGCTTCTACTTTAGACATATCCTGTACCAAATTTTGTTTTTGTAACAGATCAAGTGATCTAAAGTTAGCATGGCCTAATCTTTTATGCCATAAACCAGCATTATCAGCCAAGCTTGCATAAGCTTTGTTTTCAAGCTGATTAACATCAAGCATGAAACATTTATCTACCATGCCTACTGTAATTATTTCTTGACCATGACAGTCCTTAATAACACATAAATCATTCTTGAAAACTAGGGAATACCCTTTTTTAACCAACTGACCAACACTCAACAGATTCTGATCAATATCAGGCACAAAGAGCACATCTGAAATGACTTTATTACGAACAAGTCTTGATGTAATAACCGCCCTTGCCTTTGGCTTCAATCAGTTCACCATTGCCAATTCGATTTTAGAGACATGGCTTCGTCTAGATCTTTGAGCAGACTTTCATCACTGTCATGTGGTGTGAGCACCACTATCCACCAACCAATTACTTGACcttgtttgaaaatgaaaacaagaGGTCGTGAACACATGCTCCTCCGAGCTTGAAGCTCTTGAGAGCTTGAGCTTGAGTCTTCTTTGTCTTTGGTGCCTTTGGTTTGTTTTACAAACTTTCTCAACATGGCTAAACTGTTTGCGCTCCTGCATTGGATGTCCGCCTAAACCAAAAAACCTTCGAGTGAGTGGTCTTCTTACAATGGACGTATGGTGGAAACTTTCTCTTGCCTGAATCTCTCCTTGGTTTATCCCTCTTGTCAAGCCAAGGCTTCTTTCCTTTGTAGTTTGAGTTGGAATTCTCTTTGGCCTTTGCTTGGAAGGCTCCTTCTGGATGGTCTTCCTGCCTGTTGGCCCTTCTCTGCTCCAAAGCATATAGGGAGTTCACCAACTCAGACAAAGAGATGGTTGTCAAGTCCCTTGAGTCCTCGAGTGATGATATTTTAGACTCAAATCTCTCAGGAAGTGTGGTGATAACCTTCTCAACCACTCTGCTATCACTGAAATCCTCACCAAGCGACCTTATCTTTGTTGGTGGTGGCCATGATTACGTCTCGAGTATTGCTTAATGCTCTCGAGACTCTTTCATCTTCGGTTTTCAAAGTCCCTCCTCAAGTTGATGACTTGTTGCTGCCTAGTTTTATCCGACCCCATGAACTCCTCCTTCACCTTTCCCATGCTTCCTTAAGTGTCTTTGCAGCCATGATCCGAGTGAAGATTACATCGACACTCCATTCTGCAGGCAAGCTAAAGCTTTGTGCTTCTTGGTGCTCTCCTCAGCATGCTGCCTTATCTGAGCAATTGTGGGATTAGCCCTCAATGGAGGTGGTTCGATGTCATTTTCTACTACACTCCACAAGTCTTGAGCTTGGAGATAAGTCTTCATTTTAACTATCCAAATATGGTAGTTTCCACTAGCAAATACTGGAGGTGGAGGTGCTGTAAAGCTCATTTTGATGCAACAAGTTCAACAGGTTCAAACTTCTACTTTCTCGTGCTTTGTTTTCTCAAAATGAAACAACCAACAATCAGAGGCCCTCAAAGACTTAGGCTCTGAATACCATTTGTTGGAACATTGGCAGCAACAAATAGTAAAATGAAGTTGATTTTAAACAATATGGAAAACCAAGCAAAAAATAGATGTTTTTGAACAAGGAGAGATCTTGAAGAAAAGAACTTACTTCATTGTAATTGATTCAAAAtatatataggatacaaagtaAAATGAGTAAGTTACCTACTAACATAACTACTCCCACTAATATATCAAATACAAACTTGAATTACACACAAAAGAAAGCTAGCATATCAGTTTCTACATCAATTTCAAATCAAGTTCTAATCCAATTGACTTTAAGTACAAGTTACATTTgaacaaaataaatcaaaatggaCCAAGTTGCTGCTACTCTCGGTTCTGCTCTAATGCAAGTCAGCTTGGTGAGCTGCTGGTCACATGTTGCATTGCAGACCAATGCTCAACAAAAGGAATTAAGCGAACACAAACAAAGTGTTAATGAATTGGAAAATGAGGTGCTTCAGCAGCTGCGATTTAGTCATGATCGTTTGAATGATCTAAAACTTCGACATTGTTTTCTCAGTTGTGCTTTATATCCTGAAGATTGGAGAATTGAAGAGAGAGAGCTTGTTAAACTATGGATTGCGGAAGGGCTTGTGGAAGAAATGAATAGCAGGCAGGCAGAATTTGACAAGGGTCGTGCAATAATTAATAGACTCAAAAACAATTGTTTGTTAGAAGATTTTTCTGAATTGGAAAAGAAGTATCTTCTTATAAGCAATACGGCATACAATAAAAGAGGGGTAAAGATGCATGGTCATATGAGGTATATGGCATGCAATAAAGGACGGGTAAAGATGCATGATCTTACAAGGGACATGGCATTACACATCACAAGTGCAAAACCTCGATTCTTGGTAAAAGCTGGCATGGGATTAAGGGAGCCACCAAATGTGCAAGAATGGAGTGAAGATTTGGAGAAGGTTTCATTGATGAGGAATCGGATGTTAGAAGTTCTGTATCCCTTGGAAATGTCACCACCAAAGTATCCGATGCTCACAACATTGTCGCTGGCTGATTGTGGTATAAAGGGTATTCCGGAAGGTTTCTTCAATCATATGGATGGACTCAAGATTCTTAATCTTTCTCTGGGAATCCTATCAAGAGTCTCCCAAATTCCATATCAAATTTGAAGAACCTCACTGCATTATTGATTGCTTTCTGTAAAAAGTTAGACGGTGTGCCATTTTTGTCAAAGCTTCGAGATTTAAAAGAGTTGGATCTTCAAGGAACAAAAATCAAGGAAGTCCCTCATGGGTTGGAAAAACTTGTTGAGTCTCAAGTACCTAAATATAGAACATTCGATCATACATGAGATCCCGAATGGAATATTGTCCAAACTTTCTTGCCTTCAATATTTGAATGTTATTGGAACATTGATAAGTGGGAAGGAGGTTGGTGAGTTGAAGAAATTGGAAATGATTAAAGGGAGGTTTTACGACTTCCACGACTTGAGCATGTATCTCCAAGCTTTTCATGATCGAGAAGTGCCTCGTAAATATATCATCCTTGTGGGTAAAAGACAATTTCCGGTAAGTATAACAACAAAAAGCATTAAATTACGGGATTGTAATATCTCCAATCAGATTATGCTTCCACGTGACATTGAGGAATTGTACGTTCGTAACTGCACTTTCTGTTGTCACGAAAATTATCCGCTTTTGTCCAGGTTTGTCCTAACCTGACATAGCACCTTTTCCTCTCTTACATATCTTGAAATAAGGGatgtaaaaaatatgaaaaagttgttCTCTCCAAACTGCATGCCGCTAAAATTAGAAGTGCTTAAGATTTCATTATGCGTCCAATTGGAGGAAATAATAGCATTAGATTTTGAATCAAACGAAAGAGTATGGAATTTTGCCTTCTGAAATTAAAGGAACTTGTATTGGAATGCCTGCCTGAGTTGAAGAGCATTTGCAGCTTTGATGCCGTGGTGGATTATGAATCTCTTAAATGGATTAACGTAAGAGATTGTCGAAAACTAAAAAGGCTGCCTTTTAGTCTTCCCCAAATCCGATCATCTTCACCTCTCTCATTTTCTATTTATGTAACACCAGAGGAGTGGTGGAAATCAGTGGAATGGGATTATTACCATGCCCAGTCTCTTTTGGAGCCATTCGTGacttttttaagcatttaaaagATTTTTCTGAAGACTACTAGCTAGCACTCGAGTAGTGAGTGACATTGGCATTACttatattttctttgtttctaGGCAAATTGATGAATGCAATTACAAGTTGTATTAGTTATTTGAATCAAACCTCGTTTCTCTTTTGGCCGTAATATgctttgaatttttttcttttttgggtgtgttttaaatatttttattttgatactCGTTTATAGTGTCTTGCTTTTTCCGTTCTCTACTTTATTCTATATCAACAAAGCGATATATATGTACGAAAAActgagatattttaaaacaattaaatcCTACATTCTTAAAGAAACACTTTGTGACATTTGTTTAAACGTCATTAGGCTAGTAAGAACTAAGTTAAGAAGGTGGATTTATGTATTGGACTCAAAAAATTAGTCTACTTTTGAactttttgtttttgaaattatttttattaaattttgagaGTTCAAGAAAAATAAGctttttaatttgtaaaatctATATTTAGCTAAACTATAAATAActtaattgattgaaattattttagttaattcaATCCATTTACCTTCATTATTTTTAGCTGATAAAACTCTTATATATACATGACTCATTTTACTTTTATACACCTTAAGGAAATCTATCGTTTTCCTCTCGCTCATTTCTTCTCCTTTTTAAGTTTGTTGACTATTTTCTTTTATAATGTATTGTTAGatttttgtttcttattttataACCAAAGAATTTATCAAATCTTAAAAGATACACTATACCATAAAATATCCTTAAAGTCAATGTTTAACATACTAACACTTTTAATTCCTTGTTTtcttattcatatatatatatcatctataTTTATTCATACATTGAAAGTTGGGCGAGTCAACGTGGTTTCACGAGCTTTGAATCTTAGTTTAATCCCAACTAACAAATCGTTTTTCACTAGCTAGGCCACTAGTTTATTGGCCGCAATTCATGtccatgtaaaaataaaataaaatgcaagCTCATTCTTTCTTCTGTTAAGCCAACATTATGGAATAATTCAACACTATAATACAAGGCACCTATGCAAACTCATTAATTTAAATATCatacttaattcattaattcttttatatatttaaaatatcatattcaTGTCCTTATTTTACACAttagatttttaattaatattttacaaattagttgcTAAAACATAGAGGTACCCATGAAACCTGCCTCTGCAAAATTTAAcattggaaaattaattttactTTGAATACACACCAATATCTAATCACATCTATGATTAAATATAAAAGAGTCAACTATaactttcataatttttttattttgagtatTGAAGATAAAAGTTCACAATATAAATACTatcattatatacttttataattttagtcactcaacattacatatttttctcatttttaatCATCAATCGTTACATTTTTAACAATATTTTATAAACTAATCACCTAATTTTAATAAGTTTTCTTGTCTTAAAAGGAATTGAACCTTAGAGCAACAAATATAGGAAACCTACATGAGATTCCTGATCGAATATTCTTGCCTTCAAGACATTGTTGGTGAAACATTGATAAGAAGAGAAAGAGGTTGGTGAATTGAAGAAAAAGGAAATCCTTAAAGGGAGGTTTTACGATTTGCACAACTTAAATGGGTATGTCCAAGCTTTGCATGGTCGAAAAGAATCTCTTGAATACATCGTCCGCATGAGTGAGAGAGGGTGGGTGGAGGAAATTAATACAATAAAGTACAATGAGTTAAGTGATTGTGATATCTATACCAATCAAATTATACTTTCACATGTTGAGGAGTTATACATTAAGAGTGCAATTTCAATTGTGGTGAAGGATATCCCTTTTTCTCCAAGTTTTTCCTAGTCTCACTTCGCACATTCTCCTCTTTTAAATTTCTTGATACATATAATAGTAAAAACATGAAAAAATTATACAAGAGCTTAGCATTAGAACATGAATGGGATCAAAGAGGAAAGGTTACGATGGAATTTCATCTACCACAGTTAAGGCTATTTTCACTGTGAAATCTACTGAAATTAAAGGGCATTTGTAGTGTTAATGGAGTAATAGTTTGTGATTCACTTGAAGTTTTAAAGTATGCCTCTTTAGGGCATAACCACTCGACTC
This is a stretch of genomic DNA from Gossypium arboreum isolate Shixiya-1 chromosome 11, ASM2569848v2, whole genome shotgun sequence. It encodes these proteins:
- the LOC128283958 gene encoding disease resistance protein SUMM2-like; translation: MDQVAATLGSALMQVSLVSCWSHVALQTNAQQKELSEHKQSVNELENEVLQQLRFSHDRLNDLKLRHCFLSCALYPEDWRIEERELVKLWIAEGLVEEMNSRQAEFDKGRAIINRLKNNCLLEDFSELEKKYLLISNTAYNKRGVKMHGHMRYMACNKGRVKMHDLTRDMALHITSAKPRFLVKAGMGLREPPNVQEWSEDLEKVSLMRNRMLEVLYPLEMSPPKYPMLTTLSLADCGIKGIPEDGVPFLSKLRDLKELDLQGTKIKEVPHGLEKLVESQEVGELKKLEMIKGRFYDFHDLSMYLQAFHDREVPRKYIILVGKRQFPELVLECLPELKSICSFDAVVDYESLKWINVRDCRKLKRLPFSLPQIRSSSPLSFSIYVTPEEWWKSVEWDYYHAQSLLEPFVTFLSI